One Brassica napus cultivar Da-Ae chromosome C2, Da-Ae, whole genome shotgun sequence DNA window includes the following coding sequences:
- the LOC106403668 gene encoding receptor-like protein 52, with the protein MTILPFLFCSLISIPLTVISQLDERSTLLNLKRLLGHPPSLRLWNATSSPCHWPKITCAAGKVTGINFKNQNFTVAVPATICDFPNLNFLDLSYNYFPGEFPTTLYNCTKLRHLDLSQNNFNGTLPADIHRLSRLLEYLDLGATGFSGDIPKTIGLLSNLKVLNLYQSEYNGTFPSEIGDLTELEELRMSYNDKLLPAKIPAEFGKLKKLRYLWLTEMNLIGEISAVDFRSLTDLEHVDLSVNKLTGRIPDGLLGLKNLTDLLLYANDFTGEIPKSITATNLVALDLSANDLTGSIPESIGDLKKLEYLNLFNNQLTGVIPSVIAKLPRLKDLKLFTNKLTGEIPVDIGFNSNLESFEVSENQLTGKLPENLCNGGRLLGVVVYSNKLTGLIPDSLGDCKSLLTVQLQNNNFSGEFPPRIWTAPHMYSLQVSNNSFTGNLPERVAWNLSRIEIDNNNFSGEIPRTIGSWSSLAEFKAGNNGFSGEIPEELTSLSNLISIFLDKNSLSGELPDEIISWKSLTTINLSKNKLSGKIPRGLGSLPHLLNLDLSENGFSGVIPPEIGNLKLTTLNLSSNRLTGEVPDQLDNLAYERSFFNNTNLCADKPVLNLPDCRKVMRRSKGLPGNIFAMILVIAILLLAITLLGTFFVVRDYTRKRRRRKGLETWKLTSFHKVDFVDSDIVSNLMEHNVIGSGGSGKIYKIFIEGSGQYVAVKKIWNKKKLDKNLEKEFLAEVEILGTIRHANIVKLLCCISREDSKLLVYEYLEKRSLDQWLHGKKKRGNVEDNSLNWAQRLNIAVGTAQGLCYMHHDCTPAIIHRDVKSSNILLDYVFNAKIADFGLAKLLVKQNQEPHTMSAVAGSFGYIAPEYAYTSKVDEKIDVYSFGVVLLELVTGREGNKGDEHTNLADWSWRHYQSGKPIEEALDEDINEPSNTEEMTTVFKLGLMCTNTLPGNRPTMKEVLYMLRQQGQGETKKTATEAHEAPLLVSLSGRRTSKRIEDEELGFV; encoded by the exons ATGACCATTTTACCCTTCCTCTTCTGCTCCCTCATCTCCATCCCCTTAACGGTAATATCTCAGCTCGACGAACGGTCAACGCTTCTTAACCTGAAACGCCTCCTCGGCCACCCACCGTCTCTCCGCCTATGGAACGCCACGTCATCTCCGTGCCATTGGCCAAAAATCACCTGCGCCGCCGGGAAAGTCACCGGAATAAACTTCAAGAACCAGAACTTCACCGTCGCAGTTCCGGCGACCATATGCGACTTCCCAAACCTCAATTTTCTCGATCTATCGTATAACTACTTCCCCGGCGAGTTTCCGACGACTCTCTACAACTGCACGAAGCTCCGGCACCTCGATCTCTCCCAGAACAACTTCAACGGCACACTCCCCGCCGACATCCACCGCCTCTCGCGCCTCCTCGAGTATCTCGACCTCGGAGCCACCGGCTTCTCCGGCGACATCCCGAAGACGATCGGTCTCCTCTCGAACCTCAAGGTGCTGAATCTCTACCAGAGCGAGTACAACGGCACGTTTCCGTCGGAGATCGGGGACTTAACCGAGCTCGAGGAGCTTCGAATGTCGTACAACGATAAGCTTCTGCCGGCGAAGATTCCAGCGGAGTTTGGGAAGTTGAAGAAACTGAGGTACTTGTGGCTAACGGAGATGAATCTGATCGGAGAAATCTCGGCCGTTGATTTTAGGAGCTTGACGGATCTCGAGCACGTGGACTTATCTGTTAACAAACTAACGGGTCGGATCCCGGAcgggttgctcgggttgaagaatCTAACCGATCTCCTTCTCTACGCGAATGACTTTACCGGAGAGATCCCAAAATCTATTACCGCGACGAACTTGGTAGCGCTTGATCTCTCCGCCAACGACTTAACCGGTTCGATCCCGGAATCAATCGGGGATCTGAAGAAATTAGAGTATCTAAACCTGTTCAATAACCAGTTAACCGGAGTAATCCCGTCGGTTATCGCGAAATTACCGAGATTAAAGGATCTGAAACTCTTCACCAACAAGTTAACCGGAGAAATACCGGTTGACATCGGGTTTAATTCAAATTTAGAGAGTTTCGAAGTATCAGAAAATCAGTTAACCGGTAAGTTACCGGAGAATCTCTGCAACGGAGGTCGTCTTCTCGGCGTTGTTGTATACTCTAACAAACTCACCGGCCTAATTCCAGATTCTCTCGGAGACTGTAAGTCTCTCCTCACGGTTCAGCTACAGAACAATAACTTCTCCGGCGAGTTTCCTCCCCGGATCTGGACTGCTCCCCATATGTACAGCTTACAGGTGAGTAACAACTCCTTCACCGGAAACTTACCGGAGAGAGTCGCGTGGAACCTTTCGAGGATTGAGATAGATAACAATAACTTCTCCGGCGAGATTCCGAGAACAATCGGTTCTTGGTCTTCTCTAGCTGAGTTCAAAGCCGGAAACAACGGCTTCTCCGGCGAGATCCCGGAGGAGTTAACATCTCTTTCGAATCTCATTTCAATCTTCCTCGATAAGAACAGTCTCTCCGGTGAGTTGCCTGACGAGATCATCTCGTGGAAGTCGTTGACGACGATAAACCTATCGAAGAACAAACTCTCCGGGAAGATCCCGAGGGGGTTAGGATCGTTGCCGCATTTGCTGAATCTTGATCTCTCGGAGAATGGATTCTCCGGCGTGATCCCGCCGGAGATCGGGAATCTGAAGCTCACGACGCTTAACTTGTCGTCGAACAGGCTCACAGGGGAAGTCCCCGACCAGCTTGATAACCTTGCTTACGAGAGAAGTTTCTTTAACAACACCAATCTCTGTGCGGACAAACCGGTTCTTAACTTACCGGATTGTCGGAAAGTGATGCGGAGATCAAAAGGGTTGCCGGGGAACATCTTCGCGATGATTCTAGTCATCGCGATTCTCCTCCTTGCCATCACTCTGCTTGGAACGTTCTTTGTGGTTCGAGACTACACAAGGAAACGAAGAAGGAGGAAAGGGTTAGAGACGTGGAAGCTAACTTCCTTTCACAAAGTAGATTTCGTAGATTCCGACATCGTGTCGAACCTGATGGAACACAATGTCATCGGGAGCGGCGGGTCGGGGAAAATCTACAAGATCTTCATCGAAGGCTCGGGACAATATGTAGCGGTGAAGAAGATATGGAACAAGAAGAAACTCGACAAGAACCTAGAGAAGGAGTTTCTCGCTGAAGTTGAGATTCTCGGAACGATCAGGCACGCGAATATAGTGAAACTACTGTGTTGCATTTCGAGAGAGGATTCAAAGCTTCTTGTGTATGAGTATCTGGAGAAACGGAGCTTGGATCAATGGCTACACGGTAAGAAGAAGAGAGGTAATGTAGAGGATAATAGCCTGAACTGGGCGCAGAGGTTGAATATCGCGGTGGGAACAGCTCAAGGGCTTTGCTACATGCATCATGATTGTACTCCTGCGATTATACACAGAGATGTTAAGTCGAGCAACATCTTGCTTGATTATGTTTTCAACGCCAAGATTGCGGATTTTGGGTTAGCTAAATTGTTGGTTAAGCAAAACCAAGAACCTCATACCATGTCGGCTGTTGCTGGATCCTTCGGTTACATTGCTCCAG AATACGCATACACATCAAAGGTAGATGAAAAGATCGATGTGTACAGCTTTGGGGTCGTTTTGCTAGAGCTGGTGACTGGAAGAGAAGGAAACAAGGGAGACGAACATACAAACTTGGCAGATTGGTCATGGAGACATTACCAATCTGGCAAACCGATTGAAGAGGCTCTCGATGAGGACATCAACGAACCTTCCAACACAGAGGAGATGACAACCGTGTTCAAGCTAGGTCTAATGTGTACTAACACACTGCCTGGTAACAGACCTACCATGAAGGAGGTCTTATATATGCTTCGCCAACAAGGACAAGGGGAGACAAAAAAGACTGCAACAGAGGCACATGAGGCACCTCTACTCGTTAGTTTATCTGGTAGGAGGACAAGTAAAAGGATAGAAGATGAAGAACTAGGTTTTGTATAA
- the LOC106403659 gene encoding early nodulin-93, which translates to MENRSEMVNRSQQSLFLIGSPDETNKIKRAETSQQAGAIAGAKAAAVAAVASAIPTLGAVRVFPWAKANLNYTAQALIISSASIAAFFITADKTILQGARRNTEAQMKKVQQESK; encoded by the exons ATGGAAAACCGGTCTGAAATGGTTAACCGGAGTCAGCAGAGCCTCTTCCTCATCGGATCTCCGGACGAGACCAATAAGATCAAGCGAGCCGAAACCTCCCAGCaag CCGGAGCTATTGCCGGAGCTAAGGCAGCCGCCGTTGCCGCCGTGGCTAGTGCGATTCCCACg TTGGGCGCGGTTCGTGTGTTCCCATGGGCTAAGGCTAACCTCAACTACACTGCTCAGGCTCTCATTATATCTTCAG CATCCATCGCGGCGTTCTTCATAACTGCGGATAAAACTATTCTACAAGGTGCAAGGAGGAACACTGAGGCTCAAATGAAGAAAGTTCAGCAAGAGTCTAAGTAA